In one Bartonella grahamii subsp. shimonis genomic region, the following are encoded:
- a CDS encoding DUF3792 domain-containing protein — METRIPEDTPFDTNFLEGTSLDEKYPFFHTPISWSAIFAGLVTALATSICLSFLVAALGLSQMDFTSSTPFEGSFLSFGVGSVIVTLISLALGGFVAGRFAETSGTLHGLLTWALITLLMTLQAIHVVSSTAKIGAKTALENSSMVQQTVDSLKTNISPILAKLNSESVKKFFEKNSDNDINFDQLGNELRTLLNKSDIPALNPNRLKQTYQAALNDIGSAITAFKNDPSHYRTTLKNLGERLSDRVEDLSAKFDRSDIIKALMTDGMTRADAQTAANRAVQLYQSAEEKTEKAIKALEERAETLSDNLEDTIKSAKNTATKATKTASNIGWWGFLGSLVGAIISSVFGYYGYRSRKDTFML, encoded by the coding sequence ATGGAAACTCGCATTCCTGAAGACACACCATTCGATACGAATTTTCTAGAAGGAACATCTCTAGACGAAAAGTATCCATTCTTTCACACCCCCATTTCATGGTCCGCAATCTTTGCAGGACTGGTGACAGCCCTTGCCACCTCAATCTGCCTCTCCTTTCTGGTAGCAGCTTTAGGTTTAAGCCAAATGGATTTCACCTCTTCAACCCCATTTGAAGGCTCTTTCCTCTCCTTTGGCGTAGGTTCTGTTATCGTTACACTGATTAGCCTAGCCTTGGGAGGCTTTGTCGCTGGACGTTTTGCTGAAACCTCAGGGACGCTTCATGGACTTCTCACTTGGGCTCTCATAACATTACTGATGACCCTCCAAGCCATCCACGTGGTTTCTAGTACAGCAAAGATAGGAGCTAAAACGGCTCTAGAAAACAGCTCCATGGTCCAGCAAACCGTAGACAGCCTCAAAACCAATATTTCCCCTATACTTGCAAAATTAAATAGCGAAAGTGTTAAAAAGTTTTTTGAAAAAAACAGTGACAATGACATCAATTTTGACCAACTTGGGAATGAATTGCGCACTCTTCTCAATAAAAGCGACATTCCTGCTCTCAACCCTAATCGCTTAAAACAAACCTATCAAGCAGCACTCAACGATATTGGTTCTGCAATCACAGCTTTCAAAAATGATCCTTCTCACTATCGCACCACTTTAAAAAATCTTGGTGAGCGCCTGTCTGATCGTGTAGAAGATCTCTCGGCAAAATTTGATCGAAGTGATATTATCAAGGCCCTTATGACCGATGGTATGACCCGTGCGGATGCACAAACAGCAGCCAACCGTGCCGTTCAACTCTATCAAAGCGCAGAGGAAAAAACCGAAAAAGCCATAAAAGCGCTTGAAGAACGGGCAGAAACACTCTCGGACAATCTTGAGGATACTATTAAGAGCGCCAAAAACACTGCAACTAAAGCCACAAAAACAGCCTCCAATATAGGATGGTGGGGCTTTTTAGGTAGTCTGGTAGGCGCCATTATTTCCAGTGTTTTTGGCTATTATGGTTACAGAAGCCGTAAGGATACTTTCATGCTTTAA